A single genomic interval of Drosophila virilis strain 15010-1051.87 chromosome 2, Dvir_AGI_RSII-ME, whole genome shotgun sequence harbors:
- the LOC6632512 gene encoding prolyl 3-hydroxylase sudestada1 isoform X1, which produces MEQTSPLKPNRRDKTEDKLVDTESAHREEGPQKKLARLGESVEATAGAGDADVELTLNKAYLQKNVTQWLQSAWAKQVPSTKEETTGAQIWGEPFQICLLPDLLERNNPPALVHEMINKVHWSRKQMDLYEFYQSTDLSNMLECRLLANFLQVLRKQVRPWLEEITNLKLDYVSASCSMYSCGDYLLVHDDLLKDRQIAFIYYMSPWQGVEEWNEEHGGCLEIFSSDDQCYPQFPVQRKIAPKNNQFAFFKVGSRSFHQVGEVTTYDYPRLTINGWFHGATNEAFAADSSRAFPRLSYLQPDINYKPKLGLLLNDVYLKAATRRSIQKRIEENSEICLYEFFKREKFELARAQLLNDDSLTWRRQGPANAHNYELMDLSSAKGTVQELLQLFRSNTMFQLLRDFTDLDLYGVDAITPTCSVELQRWSHGNYTVLGDGLVSDENTLDLVYYLNAAEGAAVITYLSPEVEQRAAHENGLDPVADGDLSIEQDEQEEEEEECHDDSVLLTITPVDNALNIVYRCEGTTKFTKYVSRNTPLDKGPVFVISCSYRE; this is translated from the exons ATGGAACAAACTAGTCCCTTGAAGCCCAATCGCAGAGATAAAACCGAAG ACAAACTCGTGGACACAGAATCGGCGCACCGTGAAGAAGGTCCACAAAAGAAATTGGCGCGGCTTGGCGAATCTGTGGAAGCAACTGCTGGTGCAGGCGACGCGGACGTGGAGTTAACTCTGAATAAAGCTTATCTACAAAAAAATGTGACGCAATGGCTGCAGTCCGCATGGGCAAAGCAAGTGCCAAGCACAAAGGAAGAGACAACTGGTGCACAGATCTGGGGAGAACCGTTTCAAATATGCCTACTCCCTGATCTGCTCGAGAGAAATAACCCGCCGGCTCTGGTGCACGAAATGATCAACAAAGTGCACTGGTCGCGCAAGCAAATGGATCTGTACGAGTTCTACCAGAGCACCGATCTATCCAATATGCTCGAGTGCAGGCTGCTTGCCAATTTCCTGCAGGTGCTGCGCAAACAAGTGCGACCCTGGCTGGAGGAAATAACAAATCTGAAGCTGGACTACGTATCCGCCTCGTGCAGCATGTATAGCTGCGGTGACTACTTGCTGGTTCACGATGATCTGCTCAAGGATAGACAAATAGCCTTTATCTATTATATGTCGCCTTGGCAGGGCGTTGAGGAGTGGAACGAGGAGCATGGTGGCTGCTTGGAAATCTTTTCCAGCGATGATCAGTGCTATCCACAATTTCCGGTGCAGCGCAAGATTGCACCCAAAAACAATCAGTTTGCATTCTTTAAAGTCGGCTCCCGTTCCTTTCACCAGGTGGGCGAGGTGACCACCTACGATTATCCACGTCTTACCATCAATGGCTGGTTTCATGGCGCCACCAACGAAGCCTTCGCCGCAGACTCCTCGCGCGCTTTTCCCCGCCTCAGCTACCTGCAGCCAGATATCAATTACAAGCCCAAATTAGGATTGCTACTGAACGATGTCTACTTAAAGGCTGCCACCCGTCGCAGCATACAGAAACGCATCGAGGAGAACTCCGAGATTTGCTTGTATGAATTCTTTAAGCGCGAAAAGTTTGAATTAGCACGCGCTCAACTCCTGAACGATGATTCGCTCACATGGCGACGGCAAGGACCCGCAAATGCGCACAACTACGAGCTTATGGATCTGAGCAGCGCGAAGGGCACAGTGCAGGAGCTGCTACAGCTATTTCGCAGCAATACCATGTTCCAGCTACTGCGTGATTTCACCGATCTGGACTTGTATGGCGTCGATGCCATAACGCCCACTTGCAGCGTGGAACTGCAGCGCTGGTCGCACGGCAACTACACGGTGCTGGGCGATGGCCTGGTCAGCGATGAGAACACACTCGATTTGGTCTACTATCTAAATGCAGCGGAGGGCGCGGCGGTCATAACATATCTCTCACCTGAGGTAGAGCAGCGCGCTGCTCATGAGAATGGCTTAGATCCGGTAGCCGATGGCGACCTTAGCATTGAGCAGGAtgagcaggaggaggaggaggaggagtgCCACGATGATTCAGTGCTGCTGACAATAACGCCTGTGGACAATGCCTTAAATATTGTCTATCGCTGCGAGGGCACCACCAAGTTCACCAAATACGTCTCGCGCAACACCCCGCTGGACAAGGGCCCAGTGTTTGTAATATCCTGCAGCTATAGGGAATAA
- the LOC6632512 gene encoding GPI transamidase component PIG-S isoform X2 produces MEQTSPLKPNRRDKTEDKYRIAATIAFIVVIVGIGVPMWWKTTTVYRVNLPSSAIQSLSDQPIKTAVEVAIYTQQPSRAQLLITELQNAFSDSDIWNVEFKQLVPFAKAAEAHTPAALEKLLLQAHPQSVGDFIFIEWPRLEDELLLTTERSALMRSDVTSNKLAQLLHSKILQTYRINQILSTDERLGAKSEAPQPAYDVVISVLNPKPRLTHAQWNVALAAQTYIEPFLAQISDISNYTVRTQWKYRVAIEAEVKQVRDQSKLGRHYALQESALPHLLTSIAQNLSASITDKPVINLVVYIAPCSTAPMHIYNSKNEMLTRDGVDAFISPPWGGFIIANPPERVCLAHVNNEPPLAFYVNTNDNMQVMLDQLHKLLDISNEVQMAGVKTVDIEQLAPRRWEYESYMRRSAIRHIATASNTLQSLVKLLDQISYIVIDDKVATAITNSYVDILAAKAALLEHRLLDASALAKRAFVASERGFFDASLLAQLYFPDEQKYAIYIPLFLPVMVPVLSSFNMLRKLLQRKRKEKQQ; encoded by the exons ATGGAACAAACTAGTCCCTTGAAGCCCAATCGCAGAGATAAAACCGAAG ACAAATATCGCATCGCCGCCACGATTGCGTTCATTGTGGTCATCGTGGGGATTGGCGTGCCCATGTGGTGGAAAACGACTACTGTCTACAG AGTCAATTTGCCTTCCTCGGCGATTCAGAGCCTCAGTGACCAGCCCATCAAAACAGCTGTAGAAGTGGCCATCTACACACAGCAGCCAAGTCGCGCCCAGCTGCTCATTACGGAGCTGCAAAACGCATTCAGCGACAGCG ATATCTGGAACGTGGAGTTCAAGCAGCTGGTACCATTTGCCAAGGCTGCCGAAGCTCATACGCCGGCTGCTCTGGaaaagttgctgctgcaggcaCATCCGCAGAGCGTAGGCGATTTTATATTCATTGAGTGGCCCAGGCTGGAAGATGAGTTGCTGCTTACTACGGAGCGATCGGCGCTAATGCGCAGCGATGTCA CTTCAAATAAGCTGGCACAGCTGCTGCACTCAAAAATACTGCAAACCTATCGCATCAACCAGATACTCAGCACTGATGAGCGCTTGGGCGCCAAGTCAGAGGCACCACAGCCCGCCTATGATGTTGTTATATCCGTGCTAAATCCCAAACCTAGACTAACACATGCTCAGTGGAATGTAGCCTTGGCAGCGCAGA CATATATAGAGCCATTCTTGGCGCAGATATCGGACATATCCAACTACACGGTGCGCACGCAATGGAAATATCGCGTTGCAATTGAGGCTGAAGTCAAGCAGGTGCGAGACCAAAGCAAACTGGGGCGTCATTATGCACTGCAGGAGTCCGCGTTGCCGCACCTGCTCACGTCCATTGCACAAAATCTGAGCGCTAGCATTACAGACAAACCTGTCATCAATCTAGTTGTGTACATAGCGCCCTGCAGCACCGCACCGATGCACATTTACAATAGCAAGAACGAGATGCTGACGCGTGACGGAGTCGATGCATTCATATCGCCACCCTGGGGCGGTTTTATAATAGCCAATCCGCCCGAGCGCGTGTGTCTGGCTCATGTGAATAATGAACCGCCGCTGGCCTTTTATGTGAACACCAATGATAATATGCAGGTGATGCTGGATCAGCTGCACAAGCTCTTGGACATCAGCAATGAGGTGCAAATGGCGGGCGTTAAAACGGTAGACATCGAACAGCTGGCCCCAAGGCGCTGGGAATACGAATCCTATATGCGTCGCAGTGCCATACGGCATATTGCCACGGCCAGCAATACGCTGCAGAGTCTCGTCAAGCTGCTAG ATCAAATCAGCTACATTGTGATTGACGACAAGGTAGCCACCGCCATAACCAATTCCTATGTTGACATTCTGGCCGCCAAGGCCGCCCTACTCGAGCATCGTTTACTGGATGCTTCGGCGCTGGCCAAGCGCGCCTTTGTGGCCTCGGAGCGCGGCTTCTTTGATGCCAGCTTACTGGCGCAGCTATACTTTCCCGATGAGCAGAAATATGCCATATACATACCACTCTTTCTGCCCGTCATGGTGCCGGTGCTCAGCTCTTTCAATATGCTGCGTAAATTGCTACAGCGCAAGCGGAAGGAAAAACAGCAGTAA